From Microbacterium sp. YJN-G, a single genomic window includes:
- a CDS encoding extracellular solute-binding protein produces MKKKVLAVSAIAASAALVLSGCSGTDDGGSVNGLSIDVPDVPMMTELGENEKEVNIIAWSGFVEPAWSDAFTADTGCTVNRRIAGTSDEMVQLMRTGDYDLVSASGDASLRLIAGGDVQPLNLEFIPHFGDDIVEGMKGQIYDTINGKSYGIPIGRGANILQYNSDVVTEEPTSWDVAWEKDSPYAGQVIAYDAPIYIADAAVYLMAHEPELGITNPYALDQEQLDAAVDLLKQQREILSEYWSDPAAQITSFAGGTTVLGTSWEVLRKLTEDDKFKSVLPEEGSTGWSDAWMLSAESQNPNCAYAWMDYASSPEVNGAIAMNFGMAPANAAFCETSKEAKAHCEYYNATNEEYFKKVWFWTTPIEQCIDGRTDVTCTNFQQWTDAWTSVKG; encoded by the coding sequence GAAGGTCCTGGCCGTATCGGCCATCGCCGCCAGCGCCGCCCTGGTGCTGTCCGGCTGCTCCGGCACCGACGACGGCGGCTCCGTGAACGGCCTCAGCATCGACGTCCCCGACGTCCCGATGATGACCGAGCTCGGAGAGAACGAGAAGGAGGTGAACATCATCGCCTGGTCCGGGTTCGTCGAGCCCGCCTGGTCGGATGCGTTCACCGCCGACACCGGCTGCACCGTCAACCGGCGCATCGCCGGGACCAGTGACGAGATGGTCCAGCTCATGCGCACCGGCGACTACGACCTCGTCTCGGCATCCGGCGACGCGAGCCTGCGCCTGATCGCCGGCGGCGACGTGCAGCCGCTGAACCTCGAGTTCATCCCGCACTTCGGCGACGACATCGTCGAGGGGATGAAGGGGCAGATCTACGACACCATCAACGGCAAGTCCTACGGCATCCCGATCGGCCGCGGCGCCAACATCCTGCAGTACAACAGCGACGTCGTCACCGAAGAGCCCACGAGCTGGGACGTCGCATGGGAGAAGGACAGCCCGTACGCCGGCCAGGTCATCGCCTACGACGCCCCGATCTACATCGCCGACGCCGCCGTGTACCTCATGGCGCACGAGCCCGAGCTGGGCATCACCAATCCCTACGCGCTCGATCAGGAGCAGCTGGACGCCGCTGTCGACCTGCTCAAGCAGCAGCGCGAGATCCTCTCGGAGTACTGGTCCGACCCGGCCGCGCAGATCACCTCGTTCGCGGGCGGCACCACGGTGCTGGGTACCTCGTGGGAGGTGCTGCGCAAGCTCACCGAGGACGACAAGTTCAAGAGCGTGCTGCCCGAGGAGGGCTCGACCGGGTGGTCGGACGCCTGGATGCTGTCGGCCGAGTCGCAGAACCCCAACTGCGCGTACGCGTGGATGGACTACGCGTCCTCGCCCGAGGTCAACGGCGCCATCGCGATGAACTTCGGCATGGCGCCCGCCAACGCGGCGTTCTGCGAGACCAGCAAAGAGGCCAAGGCGCACTGCGAGTACTACAACGCCACGAACGAGGAGTACTTCAAGAAGGTGTGGTTCTGGACCACCCCGATCGAGCAGTGCATCGACGGCCGCACCGACGTCACCTGTACGAACTTCCAGCAGTGGACCGACGCCTGGACGAGCGTCAAGGGCTGA
- a CDS encoding ABC transporter permease — translation MKRRARIAGLLALPMTWLIGIYIFSLVMLLITAFWLTDPFTSKVKPGFTTRNFEQLVTNPAYLSTSVRTLGIALGVTALAIVISVPLGIFMAKVASPWLRAVLAVSITLPLWAGYLVKVIAMRITFTQNGFLNWMLAPFGIEGPGFALITVVLTLTYLWLPYMAVPVYTAIRQLPANLFDASADLGAGSWRTILTVVLPLIKPAIIAGSVFTFSLSLGDYLVAKFVGGDTQMIGSVIASNINLNPPLAAAFSVVPIAFVVIYLVSVQRTGALERM, via the coding sequence ATGAAGCGCCGCGCACGGATCGCGGGCCTGCTGGCCCTGCCGATGACCTGGCTCATCGGGATCTACATCTTCTCGCTGGTGATGCTGCTGATCACCGCGTTCTGGCTCACCGACCCGTTCACCTCGAAGGTCAAGCCCGGGTTCACGACGCGCAACTTCGAGCAGCTCGTCACCAACCCGGCCTACCTGTCGACGTCGGTGCGCACCCTCGGGATCGCCCTGGGCGTGACCGCCCTGGCCATCGTCATCTCGGTGCCGCTGGGCATCTTCATGGCCAAGGTCGCCTCGCCCTGGTTGCGCGCGGTGCTGGCGGTGTCGATCACCCTGCCGCTGTGGGCCGGTTACCTCGTGAAGGTCATCGCGATGCGGATCACCTTCACGCAGAATGGATTCCTGAACTGGATGCTGGCGCCGTTCGGCATCGAAGGACCGGGCTTCGCGCTCATCACCGTCGTGCTCACCCTCACCTACCTGTGGCTGCCGTACATGGCGGTGCCCGTGTACACCGCGATCCGTCAGCTGCCCGCCAACCTCTTCGATGCGTCGGCCGATCTCGGCGCCGGCTCGTGGCGCACGATCCTCACCGTCGTCCTGCCGCTGATCAAGCCCGCCATCATCGCCGGCTCGGTCTTCACCTTCTCGCTGAGCCTCGGCGACTACCTGGTGGCGAAGTTCGTCGGCGGTGACACGCAGATGATCGGCAGCGTGATCGCGTCGAACATCAACCTCAACCCGCCCCTGGCGGCCGCGTTCTCGGTCGTGCCGATCGCCTTCGTCGTCATCTACCTGGTGAGCGTGCAGCGCACCGGCGCCCTGGAAAGGATGTGA
- a CDS encoding ABC transporter permease — MLRLSRTSKIVLGVIVAIILAYMYIPLMLVVLNSFNATRIASWPVRSFSLQWWGRAFSSQPVRDALLNSVLVATGATVVALILGTLVAFALQRYRFFGQRSVNLLVVLPIALPGIVTGVALNNTYNQILEPVGIHVGFWGMIIAHGTFCIVMVFNNVLARLRRMNPSLEEASKDLGATPWQTFRMVTFPQFRSALVAGAILAFALSFDEVYVTIFTAPPGVDTLPLWIMNQMARPNEANVVNVVATVVILASFIPVWVSQRLSRDVSERE; from the coding sequence ATGCTCCGGCTCTCACGCACGTCGAAGATCGTCCTCGGGGTGATCGTCGCGATCATCCTCGCCTACATGTACATCCCGCTCATGCTGGTGGTGCTGAACTCCTTCAACGCCACGCGGATCGCCAGCTGGCCAGTGCGCAGCTTCTCGCTGCAGTGGTGGGGCAGGGCGTTCAGCAGCCAGCCCGTACGCGATGCGCTGCTGAACTCGGTGCTCGTCGCCACTGGGGCCACGGTCGTCGCGCTCATCCTGGGCACCCTGGTCGCGTTCGCGTTGCAGCGGTACCGGTTCTTCGGGCAACGCTCGGTGAACCTGCTGGTGGTCCTGCCCATCGCCCTGCCGGGCATCGTCACCGGTGTCGCGCTGAACAACACCTACAACCAGATCCTCGAACCCGTCGGCATCCACGTCGGGTTCTGGGGCATGATCATCGCGCACGGCACCTTCTGCATCGTGATGGTGTTCAACAACGTGCTCGCGCGCCTGCGGCGGATGAATCCGAGCCTCGAGGAGGCGTCGAAGGATCTGGGGGCGACCCCGTGGCAGACGTTCCGGATGGTGACCTTCCCGCAGTTCCGCAGCGCGCTGGTCGCCGGTGCGATCCTCGCCTTCGCGCTGAGCTTCGACGAGGTGTACGTCACGATCTTCACGGCCCCGCCCGGGGTCGACACGCTGCCGCTGTGGATCATGAACCAGATGGCGCGACCGAACGAGGCCAACGTGGTCAACGTCGTGGCCACCGTCGTGATCCTCGCGTCGTTCATCCCGGTCTGGGTGTCGCAGCGGCTCTCCCGTGATGTGAGCGAGCGCGAGTGA
- a CDS encoding FKBP-type peptidyl-prolyl cis-trans isomerase has protein sequence MTDRTKPEFDAPTGPAPTELVIRDIIVGEGDEAKPGDTVTVHYAGVEHDSGEEFDSSWGRGETIQFPLRGLIQGWQDGIPGMKVGGRRELTIPPHLAYGPAGAGHFLSGKTLIFIIDLVSVG, from the coding sequence ATGACAGATCGCACAAAGCCCGAGTTCGACGCCCCGACCGGCCCCGCACCCACCGAGCTCGTCATCCGCGACATCATCGTCGGCGAAGGCGACGAGGCCAAGCCCGGCGACACCGTCACCGTGCACTACGCCGGCGTCGAGCACGACTCCGGCGAGGAGTTCGACTCGTCCTGGGGTCGCGGCGAGACCATCCAGTTCCCGCTGCGCGGTCTCATCCAGGGCTGGCAGGACGGCATCCCGGGCATGAAGGTCGGCGGACGGCGCGAGCTGACCATCCCGCCGCACCTGGCGTACGGGCCCGCCGGCGCCGGTCACTTCCTCTCCGGCAAGACCCTGATCTTCATCATCGACCTGGTGTCCGTCGGCTGA